Proteins found in one Erwinia sp. SLM-02 genomic segment:
- a CDS encoding IclR family transcriptional regulator: MSGISSAKSDQPLKSVDSVPALRRAVTILDLVAAASGSLSAADITRQLALPKSTAHGQINVLAELGLLVRTAEGTYRLGPHLMHWADGFLSQMDFVALFRDYFAGDSELDGYTITLTVLDRDEVVYVSCRNTDQPLGHSFRIGKRLPAPFTATGKVLLSELEYDELERIFADRFPAPLTPASVSNLAELQAEFPGIRERGFSIDNGQIHEAMTCVGAAIYDHTGKVVAGIATSFLSSEARSDMTTRLGEKIRNAAMALSRQSGYSGK, encoded by the coding sequence ATGTCAGGGATTTCCAGTGCAAAAAGCGATCAACCGCTCAAAAGCGTCGACTCGGTGCCCGCCCTGCGGCGCGCGGTCACCATCCTCGATCTGGTGGCGGCGGCCAGCGGTTCGCTCTCGGCGGCGGATATCACCCGGCAGCTGGCGCTGCCGAAAAGCACCGCGCACGGCCAGATAAACGTCCTGGCCGAACTGGGATTACTGGTGAGGACGGCGGAAGGCACTTATCGTTTGGGGCCGCATCTGATGCACTGGGCGGACGGTTTCCTGTCGCAGATGGATTTTGTTGCGCTGTTTCGTGACTATTTCGCCGGCGACAGCGAACTCGACGGCTATACCATCACCCTCACCGTGCTCGACCGTGATGAGGTGGTGTACGTCAGCTGCCGCAACACCGATCAGCCGCTGGGGCACAGCTTCCGTATCGGCAAGCGTTTGCCCGCCCCCTTCACCGCCACCGGTAAGGTGCTGCTGAGCGAGCTGGAATATGACGAACTCGAACGGATCTTTGCCGATCGCTTTCCCGCCCCGCTGACCCCAGCCAGCGTCAGCAACCTTGCTGAACTGCAGGCGGAATTTCCCGGCATTCGGGAACGGGGATTTTCGATTGATAACGGGCAGATCCACGAAGCGATGACCTGCGTCGGCGCGGCAATTTACGATCACACGGGTAAAGTGGTGGCGGGGATTGCCACCAGCTTCCTCAGCAGCGAGGCCCGTTCGGATATGACTACCCGCCTGGGAGAGAAAATACGGAATGCCGCGATGGCGCTGTCGCGGCAGAGCGGCTACAGCGGGAAGTAG
- a CDS encoding Lrp/AsnC family transcriptional regulator encodes MPQQKPQLDEVSLKILDILQKQADISNAELAERVGLSVSPCWRRVTEMREKGVIRGSVMLVDPESLGLEVNVFVHVTLRHQDKQSLEEFTSTVSNRPEVMECYLMTGEADYLLRVVVENLKKYQVFIQECLTQIRSVASIRSSFALSQVKYTTALPTEHLLR; translated from the coding sequence ATGCCGCAACAGAAGCCGCAGCTGGACGAAGTGAGTCTGAAAATTCTCGATATCCTGCAAAAACAGGCCGATATCAGCAATGCTGAACTGGCCGAACGGGTCGGCCTTTCGGTGTCGCCGTGCTGGCGACGGGTGACTGAAATGCGCGAAAAAGGGGTGATCCGGGGGTCGGTGATGCTGGTGGATCCGGAAAGCCTGGGGCTGGAGGTCAACGTTTTCGTCCACGTCACCCTCAGGCATCAGGATAAACAGTCGCTGGAGGAGTTCACCAGCACCGTCAGCAACCGGCCTGAAGTGATGGAATGCTATCTGATGACCGGAGAAGCCGATTATCTGCTGCGCGTGGTGGTGGAAAACCTGAAAAAATATCAGGTGTTTATTCAGGAGTGCCTGACGCAAATCCGCAGCGTGGCGAGCATTCGTTCCAGCTTTGCCCTGAGCCAGGTGAAATACACTACCGCACTGCCGACCGAGCATCTGCTGCGCTAA
- a CDS encoding DMT family transporter, whose translation MSVITSEALKQNAARYAGRSTLLWLLLMVVLWGLSWPATKLALNVTPPLWLAAIRFGSAGICLFAFVALRGQLRLPSRQDLPIVASVGIMQMMVFTGLGMIAMRHTDTSHAVLLAYTTPLWGILTSWLLLKQAPSKLQLVALLTGMAGIGLICSPWEMQWDNAEVLMGAALLIIGAISWSLVIVHVRHHRWASSPLSLAPWQMLLAVVPLALIAWGVEGSPATIEFSSNLLWLLLFIGPVATSLCFVISSEHGRRVSVFTMSNVTLGVPLIGAVAAVVFLHNTLSSLYIAGLLLIFSGVLLTTFAAVKK comes from the coding sequence ATGAGCGTTATCACTTCCGAAGCCCTGAAACAAAACGCAGCCCGTTACGCCGGGCGATCCACCCTGTTATGGCTGCTGCTGATGGTGGTGCTGTGGGGCTTAAGCTGGCCCGCGACGAAACTGGCGCTGAACGTCACGCCCCCGCTGTGGCTGGCCGCAATCCGCTTCGGCTCGGCCGGGATCTGCCTGTTTGCTTTTGTCGCCCTGCGCGGCCAGCTCAGGCTGCCATCGCGTCAGGATCTGCCTATCGTCGCCTCGGTGGGGATCATGCAGATGATGGTGTTCACCGGGCTGGGGATGATCGCCATGCGCCACACCGACACCAGCCACGCGGTATTGCTGGCGTACACCACGCCGCTTTGGGGGATCCTCACTTCGTGGCTGCTGCTGAAGCAGGCACCCTCGAAACTGCAGCTGGTGGCGCTGCTGACCGGCATGGCGGGCATCGGGCTGATCTGTTCGCCGTGGGAAATGCAGTGGGATAATGCGGAGGTGCTGATGGGTGCCGCGCTGCTGATTATCGGCGCGATCTCCTGGTCGCTGGTGATTGTGCACGTGCGCCATCACCGCTGGGCTTCATCACCGCTGTCGCTGGCTCCCTGGCAAATGTTGCTCGCCGTGGTGCCGCTGGCGCTGATCGCCTGGGGTGTGGAAGGCTCACCGGCAACGATTGAATTCAGCAGCAATCTGCTGTGGCTGCTGCTGTTTATTGGCCCGGTGGCGACGTCGCTGTGCTTTGTGATCTCATCCGAGCATGGCCGTCGGGTGAGCGTGTTTACCATGTCTAACGTCACGCTTGGCGTGCCGCTGATCGGGGCCGTGGCCGCCGTGGTATTTCTGCACAACACGCTGTCATCGCTGTATATCGCCGGCCTGCTGCTGATTTTCTCCGGCGTGCTGCTGACCACCTTTGCCGCCGTGAAAAAGTAA
- a CDS encoding NAD(P)H-dependent flavin oxidoreductase, with amino-acid sequence MNNVLCKMLNLRFPLIQAPMAGVSTPELAAAVSNAGALGSIGVGASTPQQAEAMIRQSLALTSGPLNVNVFCHAPAQRDAQRESAWIARFDERFRRFDAAPPAELSEIYQTFCGNEAMLEVLFNTSPAAVSFHFGLPSADFIQRLKSQGIVTLATATSPEEARKIEDAGVDFIVAQGIEAGGHRGIFDPQAEDRSLSTFTLVQAIRRASRLPVIAAGGIMDGAGIAAMMKLGAAGVQLGTAFVLCPESAANAAYRQLMKSEHAASTVMTAAISGRPARCITNDFCRMAQDIPAQAIPDYPLTYALGKALAAAAGAKGDDGYGAQWAGQGASLARELPATELVNVLIAEWQAAEDVTKG; translated from the coding sequence ATGAATAATGTGCTCTGTAAAATGCTTAACCTCCGCTTTCCGCTGATTCAGGCACCGATGGCCGGGGTCTCCACGCCCGAACTGGCCGCCGCCGTCAGCAATGCGGGCGCACTGGGATCGATCGGCGTAGGAGCATCAACGCCGCAGCAGGCGGAGGCGATGATACGGCAGTCGCTGGCGCTGACCAGCGGCCCGCTTAACGTCAATGTTTTTTGCCACGCCCCGGCGCAGCGCGATGCGCAGCGGGAAAGCGCGTGGATTGCACGGTTTGACGAGCGCTTCAGGCGCTTTGATGCGGCTCCCCCCGCAGAACTGTCGGAGATTTATCAGACCTTCTGCGGCAATGAGGCGATGCTGGAAGTGCTGTTCAATACCAGCCCGGCCGCCGTCAGCTTCCATTTCGGCCTGCCTTCGGCGGACTTTATCCAGCGGCTGAAATCGCAGGGTATCGTCACGCTGGCGACGGCCACCAGCCCGGAAGAAGCGCGAAAAATTGAGGATGCAGGCGTTGATTTTATCGTTGCGCAGGGCATTGAAGCCGGAGGACACCGGGGTATTTTTGACCCACAGGCTGAGGACCGATCCCTCAGCACCTTTACGCTGGTGCAGGCGATACGTCGGGCATCGCGGCTGCCGGTGATTGCCGCGGGCGGCATCATGGACGGGGCGGGGATCGCGGCGATGATGAAGCTGGGCGCGGCAGGCGTACAGCTGGGAACCGCCTTTGTGCTGTGCCCGGAATCTGCGGCGAATGCGGCCTATCGGCAGTTGATGAAGAGCGAGCACGCCGCGAGTACGGTGATGACGGCGGCGATTTCCGGCCGGCCGGCGCGCTGCATCACCAACGATTTTTGCCGTATGGCGCAGGATATTCCCGCACAGGCTATCCCTGACTATCCGCTGACCTATGCGCTCGGCAAAGCGCTGGCGGCGGCAGCCGGCGCAAAAGGCGATGACGGTTACGGTGCCCAGTGGGCGGGACAGGGCGCATCGCTCGCCCGCGAGCTGCCCGCCACAGAACTGGTCAATGTACTGATAGCCGAGTGGCAGGCCGCTGAGGATGTGACGAAAGGCTGA
- a CDS encoding DoxX family protein — MIENILTNINHRLSNKDLAALLLRITLGGLLLFHGWHKVHSGISFILNTLAEHGVPAFVGYGVYLGEVVAPILIILGILCRPSALAIIGTMIVAWLLVGVDKTLALSETGAWAIEDLIFYVMLSVILLLLGSGKYSVITNPNWR, encoded by the coding sequence ATGATTGAAAATATCCTCACCAATATTAACCACCGTCTGAGTAATAAAGACCTGGCGGCCCTGCTGTTAAGGATCACCTTAGGGGGATTATTACTGTTCCACGGCTGGCACAAGGTCCATAGCGGCATCAGCTTTATTTTAAATACCCTCGCCGAACATGGCGTCCCCGCCTTTGTTGGCTACGGCGTTTACCTCGGTGAAGTCGTGGCTCCAATACTGATTATTCTCGGTATCCTTTGTCGCCCTTCGGCGCTGGCAATCATTGGTACAATGATCGTGGCATGGCTGCTGGTGGGCGTTGATAAAACGCTGGCGCTGAGTGAAACCGGCGCATGGGCAATAGAAGACCTGATATTCTACGTGATGCTGTCGGTTATTTTACTGCTCCTTGGCAGCGGCAAATACTCCGTGATAACGAACCCCAACTGGCGGTAA
- a CDS encoding MFS transporter: protein MNNTAAVARPKTWMSVLLVLGLTHLLNDLIQSLIPAVYPILREKYQLDFVQIGIITLTFQIAGSLLQPVVGAITDRRPYPYSTVLGMMFTLAGLVGLAYAPSYHLILLSAASIGIGSSIFHPEATRMARYASGGRQGLAQGIFQVGGQAGGAMGPLFAALIIVQRGQESLAWFAVLALFAVALMIWTAGRHDAMKHSFIQSVKAKAKSGHKSKTYPPAVVATGLIVLTLLMFSKNAYNESFRSFYTFYLMDHFGASITTSQFMLFLFLAASAVGALLGGILGDRIGRYKIIWISILGPLPLTLILPYADFQWTVVLTILINLIMASAFAAILIYAMELAPNRIGLVGGLFYGLNFGLGGIAAAVLGALADKTGIENVYWLCSFLPLAGLLAWFLPKIDNV, encoded by the coding sequence ATGAATAATACTGCGGCCGTTGCGCGGCCAAAAACCTGGATGAGCGTGCTGCTTGTTCTGGGGTTAACGCATTTACTTAACGATCTTATTCAGTCTCTGATACCCGCCGTTTACCCGATACTAAGAGAGAAATATCAGCTCGATTTTGTGCAGATCGGTATTATCACCCTGACTTTCCAGATTGCCGGATCGCTCCTGCAGCCGGTCGTGGGCGCGATTACCGATCGTCGCCCGTATCCTTATTCCACCGTGCTCGGCATGATGTTTACCCTGGCCGGACTGGTGGGGCTGGCGTATGCGCCAAGCTATCATCTGATCCTGCTGTCCGCTGCCAGCATCGGTATTGGTTCCTCGATTTTCCACCCTGAAGCCACACGTATGGCGCGCTACGCGTCCGGCGGCAGGCAGGGGCTGGCGCAGGGGATCTTCCAGGTGGGTGGTCAGGCCGGTGGGGCGATGGGACCGCTGTTTGCGGCGCTGATTATCGTGCAGCGCGGGCAGGAAAGCCTGGCCTGGTTTGCGGTACTGGCGCTGTTCGCCGTGGCGCTGATGATCTGGACCGCCGGACGCCACGATGCGATGAAGCACAGCTTTATCCAGTCGGTCAAAGCCAAGGCGAAAAGCGGGCACAAGTCCAAAACCTATCCCCCGGCGGTGGTGGCAACCGGGCTGATCGTGCTGACCCTGCTGATGTTTTCCAAGAACGCCTATAACGAAAGCTTCCGCTCGTTTTACACCTTCTATCTGATGGACCATTTTGGTGCCTCGATCACCACATCCCAGTTTATGCTGTTCCTGTTCCTCGCCGCGTCGGCGGTGGGTGCGCTGCTGGGCGGGATTCTGGGTGACCGCATCGGCCGCTATAAAATCATCTGGATTTCAATTCTTGGCCCGCTGCCGTTGACGCTGATACTGCCGTATGCGGATTTCCAGTGGACGGTGGTGCTGACGATCCTTATCAACCTGATCATGGCCAGTGCCTTTGCCGCCATTCTGATTTATGCCATGGAGCTGGCGCCGAATCGTATCGGTCTGGTCGGCGGATTATTCTACGGGCTGAACTTTGGCCTGGGCGGGATCGCGGCGGCGGTGCTGGGCGCGCTGGCGGATAAAACCGGCATTGAGAATGTTTACTGGCTGTGTTCATTCCTGCCGCTGGCGGGGCTGCTGGCGTGGTTCCTGCCGAAAATCGACAACGTATAA
- a CDS encoding membrane-bound PQQ-dependent dehydrogenase, glucose/quinate/shikimate family translates to MDANNPGKLGKLWLKLVAVVTTLAGIYFLAGGAWLAGIGGSGYFLIAGILLLGSGVLMFRRRLAGAVLFGITLVYTAVWALWDVGLQFWPLFSRVFAPAAGAVLIAFTVPLLTRRVGIRRGAFVSGCVLLVAVIAAFISSFQPKGIIRNTDEAVVSKAIPETDPHASQSDWPAWSGDNKGSRFSSLSDITPANVKDLKVAWTAHTGEAVIPDKGDAEDQNTPLQIGDSLYVCTAYTSLISYDIDSGKEKWRYKAGLGNSTYQRCRGIGYFDATTAKNVAEPGSAVDASVSPQRLFFPTGDGRLVAIDAHTGKPAANFGNNGVVDLKIGMGEVKPGYYQQSSSPLVAGNLVIVGGRVVDNFETNEPPGVVRAYNAVTGELVWAWDPGNPDVTREPLSPEGYTRGTPNVWVGMSYDAELGLVYLPTGNATPDFYAGERTEADDQYGSSIVAVKVSTGRPAWSFQTVHHDVWDFDVTGTPVLYDVKNDDGTVTPVLAETSKTGMIYLLDRRDGKPVAPIEEKPVPQGNVPGERYSPTQPYSTGMPGIGNETLTESDMWGATPFDQLMCRIRFKSSRYDGIFTPPGLDTALQYPGSLGGLNWGGASVDPTTDLMYVNDLRLGLYHYLVPAKDIPPGLGSSEGMGIVVQKGLPYGSMRQRLMSPLGVPCQAPPFGTLSAINLKTHKLVWQVPVGTVQDTGPLGIPVGLQMPLGMPTLGPTLTTRSGLLFFAGTQDFYLRAFNSHNGEEIWKSRLPVGSQSGPITYRSAKTGKQYVVIFAGGSPHSSERGDDIIAYSLP, encoded by the coding sequence ATGGATGCAAACAACCCGGGGAAACTCGGCAAACTGTGGCTGAAGCTGGTGGCGGTGGTGACCACGCTGGCCGGTATTTACTTTCTGGCGGGCGGCGCCTGGCTGGCTGGCATCGGGGGAAGCGGGTACTTCCTGATCGCTGGTATTCTGCTGTTGGGCAGCGGGGTGCTGATGTTCCGCCGCCGCCTGGCCGGCGCGGTGCTGTTTGGCATTACCCTGGTATACACGGCGGTCTGGGCGCTGTGGGACGTCGGCCTGCAGTTCTGGCCGCTGTTCTCACGCGTTTTTGCCCCGGCGGCGGGCGCGGTGCTGATCGCGTTTACCGTGCCGTTGCTCACCCGCCGTGTCGGTATCCGGCGCGGGGCATTTGTTTCCGGCTGCGTGCTGCTGGTAGCAGTCATTGCCGCCTTTATCAGCTCATTCCAGCCGAAGGGCATCATTCGTAACACCGATGAAGCGGTAGTCAGTAAAGCGATCCCGGAAACGGACCCGCACGCCTCGCAGTCCGACTGGCCCGCGTGGTCCGGTGATAACAAAGGCTCACGCTTCTCCTCGCTGAGCGATATCACCCCGGCCAACGTTAAAGATCTCAAGGTCGCCTGGACGGCGCATACCGGCGAAGCGGTGATCCCGGATAAAGGCGATGCGGAAGACCAGAACACCCCGCTGCAGATTGGCGACAGCCTGTACGTCTGCACCGCCTATACCTCGCTGATTTCCTACGATATCGACAGCGGTAAGGAAAAATGGCGCTACAAGGCCGGGCTGGGGAACTCCACCTATCAGCGCTGCCGCGGCATTGGCTACTTTGATGCCACGACGGCGAAAAACGTCGCCGAGCCGGGGAGTGCCGTTGATGCCTCCGTCAGCCCGCAGCGCCTGTTCTTCCCCACCGGCGATGGCCGCCTGGTGGCCATCGATGCGCACACCGGTAAACCGGCTGCCAACTTTGGTAACAATGGCGTTGTCGATCTGAAAATCGGCATGGGTGAGGTGAAACCGGGTTATTACCAGCAGTCTTCTTCTCCGCTGGTGGCCGGAAACCTGGTGATCGTCGGCGGCCGCGTGGTCGATAACTTTGAAACCAACGAGCCGCCGGGCGTGGTTCGTGCCTATAACGCCGTGACCGGCGAACTGGTGTGGGCGTGGGATCCGGGTAACCCGGACGTGACCCGCGAACCGCTGTCGCCGGAAGGCTATACGCGCGGTACGCCGAACGTCTGGGTCGGCATGTCCTATGATGCCGAGCTGGGGCTGGTGTATCTGCCAACCGGAAACGCCACGCCGGACTTTTACGCCGGCGAACGTACCGAGGCCGATGATCAATACGGCTCTTCAATTGTGGCGGTGAAGGTCTCCACCGGGCGTCCCGCCTGGTCGTTCCAGACCGTGCATCACGACGTTTGGGACTTCGACGTGACCGGCACGCCGGTGCTGTACGACGTGAAAAACGATGACGGTACGGTCACACCGGTGCTGGCGGAAACGTCGAAAACCGGGATGATTTACCTGCTGGACCGCCGCGACGGCAAGCCGGTTGCGCCGATCGAAGAAAAGCCGGTGCCGCAGGGCAACGTGCCGGGCGAACGCTATTCCCCGACGCAGCCTTATTCCACCGGGATGCCGGGCATCGGTAACGAAACGCTGACTGAATCGGATATGTGGGGAGCCACGCCGTTTGACCAGCTGATGTGCCGCATCCGCTTCAAGTCCAGCCGCTACGATGGCATCTTCACCCCGCCGGGGCTGGATACCGCGCTGCAGTATCCCGGTTCGCTGGGTGGCCTGAACTGGGGCGGCGCGTCCGTTGACCCAACGACCGACCTGATGTACGTCAACGATCTGCGCCTGGGGCTGTATCACTACCTGGTGCCGGCGAAGGATATTCCACCGGGGCTGGGCAGCAGTGAAGGGATGGGGATCGTGGTGCAGAAAGGGCTGCCTTACGGCTCCATGCGCCAGCGCCTGATGTCACCGCTCGGCGTGCCGTGCCAGGCTCCGCCGTTCGGCACGCTGTCGGCGATCAATCTGAAAACCCACAAGCTGGTGTGGCAGGTTCCGGTGGGCACCGTGCAGGATACCGGGCCGTTAGGTATTCCGGTTGGCCTGCAAATGCCGCTGGGTATGCCAACGCTCGGCCCGACGCTGACGACGCGTTCCGGCCTGCTGTTCTTTGCCGGTACTCAGGACTTCTACCTGCGGGCATTTAACAGCCACAACGGTGAGGAAATCTGGAAATCGCGCCTGCCGGTGGGCAGCCAGAGCGGCCCGATTACCTACCGTTCGGCGAAAACCGGCAAGCAGTACGTGGTAATTTTTGCCGGTGGTTCGCCGCACTCCAGCGAGCGCGGTGATGACATTATTGCTTACAGCCTGCCTTAA